One Streptomyces sp. NBC_01237 genomic region harbors:
- a CDS encoding class E sortase: MTPLRPEPEAGQEGPYAQGADGADGAFEAAVDKLADPLNDPLPGQHASPWFRADNIPTDQPGRPVHPAPRQQETTQQAHQGPQGGQDAPSEWYDPEGYQRDWYGRQGPPAPAPAPVPAPAPAPSPAAVPEPALRPADDETVGLRTADTRRMTAVDRDGREPRLGQESAQDPEPTPVPSEPRTGGRAERRKAAKGRGRRRPGPQPDPAAGTADPAVPAVPMTRLEARRAARAAKDSPAVVASRVVGEVFISLGVLMLLFVTYQLWWTNIRADQIAGKETSKIQDDWAKGERSPGVFEPGHGFAIMYIPKLDVVAPIAEGISKEKVLDRGMIGHYGEGKLKTAMPSDEQGNFSVAGHRNTHGEPFRYINKLSPGDPIVVETQDAYYTYEMTSVLPQTSPSNVSVIGPVPPGSGFKGPGRYITLTTCTPEFTSTYRLIVWGKMVDERPRSKGKPDALVG, encoded by the coding sequence GTGACCCCACTCCGCCCCGAACCGGAAGCCGGACAGGAGGGCCCGTACGCGCAGGGAGCGGACGGGGCCGACGGCGCGTTCGAGGCGGCGGTCGACAAGCTCGCGGACCCGCTGAACGATCCGCTTCCGGGGCAGCACGCCTCGCCGTGGTTCCGGGCGGACAACATCCCCACGGATCAGCCGGGGCGCCCGGTCCACCCGGCGCCACGGCAGCAGGAGACGACGCAGCAGGCGCACCAAGGGCCTCAGGGCGGCCAGGACGCCCCGAGCGAGTGGTACGACCCCGAGGGCTACCAACGGGACTGGTACGGGCGGCAGGGGCCCCCCGCACCCGCTCCTGCACCGGTTCCGGCCCCGGCCCCCGCGCCCTCCCCCGCCGCGGTGCCCGAGCCGGCTCTTCGCCCGGCCGACGACGAGACCGTCGGTCTGAGGACAGCCGATACCCGGCGCATGACGGCGGTCGACCGGGACGGGCGTGAGCCGCGGCTCGGGCAGGAGTCCGCACAGGATCCGGAACCGACGCCGGTGCCGTCCGAACCCCGCACCGGAGGGCGTGCCGAGCGCCGCAAGGCCGCCAAGGGGCGTGGCAGACGCCGCCCCGGACCGCAGCCGGACCCGGCAGCGGGCACCGCGGACCCTGCCGTACCGGCCGTTCCCATGACGCGCCTGGAGGCACGGCGCGCGGCGCGTGCGGCCAAGGACAGCCCCGCGGTCGTCGCCAGCCGGGTCGTGGGCGAGGTGTTCATCTCGCTGGGGGTGCTGATGCTGCTGTTCGTCACCTATCAGCTGTGGTGGACCAACATCCGCGCCGATCAGATAGCCGGCAAGGAGACGAGCAAGATCCAGGACGACTGGGCGAAGGGGGAGCGCAGTCCCGGTGTCTTCGAGCCCGGCCATGGATTCGCGATCATGTATATCCCCAAGCTCGACGTGGTCGCGCCGATCGCCGAGGGCATCAGCAAGGAGAAGGTCCTCGACCGCGGCATGATCGGCCACTACGGCGAGGGCAAGCTGAAGACGGCGATGCCGTCCGACGAACAGGGCAACTTCTCGGTGGCGGGACACCGGAACACCCACGGAGAGCCGTTCCGCTACATCAACAAGCTGAGCCCCGGCGACCCGATCGTGGTCGAGACGCAGGACGCTTACTACACGTACGAGATGACCAGCGTTCTTCCCCAGACCTCGCCGTCCAATGTCTCGGTGATCGGGCCGGTGCCGCCCGGTTCGGGCTTCAAGGGGCCCGGCCGGTACATCACCCTGACGACATGTACGCCGGAATTCACGAGTACGTACCGTTTGATCGTCTGGGGCAAGATGGTCGACGAACGGCCGCGCAGCAAGGGAAAGCCCGACGCGCTCGTGGGCTGA
- a CDS encoding class E sortase, which translates to MAARTEHEERTDESAPPARSRGRHPVATAVSVFGELLITVGLVLGLFVVYSLWWTNVLADREADKQGNTVRDSWADGPGALDTKDGIGFLHVPAMKNGEVLVKKGTDTKTLNNGIAGYYTDPVKSALPWDEKGNFTLAAHRDGHGAKFHNIDKVRTGDAVVFETKDTWYVYKVYKELPQTSKYNVEVIQPVPKESGVKKPGRYITLTTCTPVYTSNYRYIVWGELERTEKVDKDRTKPAELR; encoded by the coding sequence GTGGCAGCGAGGACCGAGCACGAAGAGCGGACCGACGAGTCCGCGCCCCCGGCGCGGAGCAGGGGCCGCCATCCCGTCGCGACGGCCGTCAGCGTCTTCGGTGAACTGCTGATCACCGTGGGCCTGGTGCTCGGCCTCTTCGTCGTCTACTCCCTGTGGTGGACGAACGTGCTCGCCGACCGTGAGGCCGACAAGCAGGGCAACACGGTCCGCGACAGCTGGGCGGACGGTCCGGGTGCCCTGGACACCAAGGACGGCATCGGCTTCCTGCACGTACCCGCCATGAAGAACGGCGAGGTGCTGGTCAAGAAGGGCACCGACACCAAGACCCTGAACAACGGCATCGCCGGTTATTACACGGACCCGGTGAAGTCGGCACTGCCCTGGGACGAGAAGGGCAACTTCACGCTGGCGGCGCACCGGGACGGTCACGGTGCCAAGTTCCACAACATCGACAAGGTGCGGACGGGTGACGCGGTCGTCTTCGAGACCAAGGACACCTGGTACGTCTACAAGGTGTACAAGGAGCTCCCGCAGACCTCGAAGTACAACGTCGAGGTGATCCAGCCGGTGCCGAAGGAGTCGGGCGTGAAGAAGCCCGGCCGCTACATCACGCTGACGACCTGCACCCCGGTCTACACCTCGAACTACCGCTACATCGTGTGGGGCGAGCTGGAGCGTACGGAGAAGGTCGACAAGGACCGTACGAAGCCGGCGGAACTGCGCTGA
- a CDS encoding aminodeoxychorismate/anthranilate synthase component II: protein MSARILVVDNYDSFVFNLVQYLYQLGVECEVLRNDEVTTAHAQDGFDGVLLSPGPGTPEHAGVCVEMVRHCAETGVPVFGVCLGMQSMAVAYGGVVDRAPELLHGKTSLVTHGGKGVFAGLPSPFTATRYHSLAAEPGALPPELEVTARTADGIIMGLRHRELAVEGVQFHPESVLTEHGHLMLANWLEQCGDEGAVARSDGLAPVVGKAAA from the coding sequence GTGAGCGCACGCATCCTTGTCGTGGACAACTACGACAGCTTTGTCTTCAACCTCGTCCAGTACCTCTACCAGCTCGGCGTGGAGTGCGAGGTGCTGCGCAACGACGAGGTGACGACGGCACACGCCCAGGACGGCTTCGACGGCGTCCTGCTCTCGCCGGGTCCCGGCACCCCCGAGCACGCCGGTGTCTGCGTCGAGATGGTGCGGCACTGCGCGGAGACCGGGGTTCCGGTCTTCGGTGTCTGCCTGGGGATGCAGTCGATGGCGGTCGCGTACGGCGGCGTGGTGGACCGCGCCCCGGAGCTGCTGCACGGGAAGACCTCCCTCGTGACCCACGGGGGCAAGGGAGTGTTCGCGGGTCTGCCGTCCCCGTTCACGGCGACGCGCTACCACTCGCTCGCCGCCGAGCCGGGCGCGCTGCCCCCTGAGCTGGAGGTCACCGCCCGTACGGCGGACGGCATCATCATGGGCCTGCGCCACCGGGAACTGGCGGTGGAGGGCGTGCAGTTCCACCCCGAGTCGGTGCTCACCGAGCACGGTCACCTGATGCTCGCCAACTGGCTGGAGCAGTGTGGTGACGAGGGAGCCGTCGCGAGGTCGGACGGGCTCGCGCCGGTGGTGGGCAAGGCCGCCGCGTGA
- the pknB gene encoding Stk1 family PASTA domain-containing Ser/Thr kinase encodes MEEPRRLGGRYELGSVLGRGGMAEVYLAHDTRLGRTVAVKTLRADLARDPSFQARFRREAQSAASLNHPAIVAVYDTGEDYVDGVSIPYIVMEYVDGSTLRELLHSGRRLLPERTLEMTVGILQALEYSHRAQIVHRDIKPANVMLTRTGQVKVMDFGIARAMGDSGMTMTQTSAVIGTAQYLSPEQAKGEQVDARSDLYSTGCLLYELLAVRPPFVGDSPVAVAYQHVREEPQPPSNFDPEITPEMDAIVLKALTKDPDYRYQSADEMRADIEACLDGQPVAATAAMGGVGYGGYDHDQPTTALRQADPNSGQTSMLPPVGPDDGYGYDDRPDRRRQKKSNTSTILLIVAGILVLIGAILIGRSVFGPTADDGKVSVPNMVGSTVKEAQTLADRADVVLKIGAKEPCETQDKGLICSQTPESGEVEQKGTVTVVVSTGAPKVEVPDVMEKSEDGARQALEDKGFTVTVKTVESEKTENTVIDQKPDGGSKAAKESEVTITIAKKATQNVPGVVGRSFADAESQLRNLGFTNISRTDVDSNEPAGQVTEQTPERDSKAAKDVQIVLKVSKGPAVPEKVAIPGDIAGKTFQEVKAQLEGMGLMVELAPGSSDDPNAKVVTSNPGPNTQVDKNSKVTLFTAQDGGNGIFGGPSGFRR; translated from the coding sequence ATGGAAGAGCCGCGTCGCCTCGGCGGCCGGTACGAGCTGGGCTCGGTGCTCGGCCGTGGTGGCATGGCCGAGGTCTACCTCGCGCACGACACCCGGCTCGGCCGCACCGTAGCTGTGAAGACGCTCCGGGCCGATCTCGCCCGCGATCCGTCCTTCCAGGCCCGGTTCCGCCGTGAGGCCCAGTCGGCCGCCTCGCTCAACCACCCCGCGATCGTCGCTGTCTACGACACCGGCGAGGACTACGTCGACGGGGTCTCCATCCCGTACATCGTGATGGAGTACGTCGACGGGTCGACGCTCAGGGAGCTGCTGCACTCCGGTCGCAGACTGCTGCCCGAGCGCACGCTCGAAATGACGGTCGGCATCCTCCAGGCGCTGGAGTACTCGCACCGCGCCCAGATCGTCCACCGTGACATCAAGCCGGCGAACGTCATGCTGACGCGCACCGGGCAGGTCAAGGTCATGGACTTCGGCATCGCCCGCGCCATGGGTGACTCCGGCATGACGATGACCCAGACCTCGGCGGTCATCGGCACCGCCCAGTACCTCTCCCCCGAGCAGGCCAAGGGCGAGCAGGTCGACGCACGCTCCGACCTCTACTCCACCGGCTGCCTGCTCTACGAACTCCTCGCGGTGCGGCCACCGTTCGTCGGGGACTCGCCCGTCGCCGTGGCCTACCAGCACGTGCGGGAGGAGCCCCAGCCGCCGAGCAACTTCGACCCCGAGATCACGCCCGAGATGGACGCGATCGTGTTGAAGGCCCTCACCAAGGACCCCGACTACCGCTACCAGTCCGCCGACGAGATGCGGGCCGACATCGAGGCATGCCTCGACGGCCAGCCGGTCGCGGCCACGGCGGCGATGGGCGGGGTGGGCTACGGCGGTTACGACCACGACCAGCCCACGACCGCGCTGCGCCAGGCCGACCCGAACAGCGGGCAGACGTCCATGCTGCCGCCGGTGGGCCCGGACGACGGCTACGGCTACGACGACCGCCCGGACCGCCGCCGTCAGAAGAAGAGCAACACCTCGACGATCCTGCTGATCGTCGCGGGCATCCTGGTGCTCATCGGCGCGATCCTGATCGGCCGCTCCGTCTTCGGCCCCACCGCCGACGACGGCAAGGTCAGCGTGCCGAACATGGTCGGCTCCACGGTCAAGGAGGCGCAGACACTCGCGGACCGCGCCGACGTCGTTCTCAAGATCGGCGCCAAGGAGCCCTGCGAGACCCAGGACAAGGGCCTGATCTGCAGCCAGACACCGGAGAGCGGCGAGGTGGAGCAGAAGGGGACCGTCACGGTCGTCGTCTCCACCGGGGCGCCGAAGGTCGAGGTCCCCGACGTCATGGAGAAGTCGGAGGACGGCGCCCGCCAGGCCCTGGAGGACAAGGGCTTCACGGTCACCGTCAAGACCGTCGAGTCCGAGAAGACCGAGAACACCGTCATCGACCAGAAGCCCGACGGCGGCTCGAAGGCCGCCAAGGAGTCCGAGGTCACGATCACGATCGCCAAGAAGGCGACACAGAACGTGCCCGGCGTGGTCGGCAGGTCCTTCGCGGACGCGGAGTCCCAGCTCAGGAACCTCGGCTTCACCAACATCTCCCGCACCGACGTCGACTCCAACGAGCCGGCCGGCCAGGTCACCGAGCAGACCCCCGAGCGGGACAGCAAGGCGGCGAAGGACGTCCAGATCGTCCTGAAGGTCTCCAAGGGTCCTGCGGTACCCGAGAAGGTCGCCATTCCCGGCGACATCGCGGGGAAGACCTTCCAGGAGGTCAAGGCCCAGCTGGAGGGGATGGGGCTGATGGTCGAGCTGGCCCCGGGCTCGTCCGACGACCCCAACGCCAAGGTGGTCACGAGCAACCCCGGGCCCAACACCCAGGTGGACAAGAACAGCAAGGTCACGCTCTTCACCGCACAGGACGGCGGCAACGGCATCTTCGGCGGCCCCTCCGGCTTCCGACGCTGA